One segment of Thermosulfurimonas sp. F29 DNA contains the following:
- the tpiA gene encoding triose-phosphate isomerase, which produces MARFPLIAGNWKMHKTVTETLNYIHRFRELVAGIEDREIMIAPPFTALYLAGRELAGTGIRLGAQNAHWAEQGAFTGEISPVMLKECGVTYVIIGHSERRNVFGENDEMIRKRLEGVLKAGLRPILCVGERLEEREAGRTFEVLERQIREALSGFAPGDLGELVIAYEPVWAIGTGRTATPEQAEEAHRYVRGLLGELFGDDFAEKIRILYGGSVKPENIAQLMARPDVDGALVGGASLDPETFSRIVKYETL; this is translated from the coding sequence ATGGCCCGTTTTCCTCTCATCGCCGGAAACTGGAAGATGCACAAGACCGTGACCGAGACCCTGAACTATATTCACCGGTTTCGGGAGCTGGTTGCGGGAATTGAAGACCGGGAGATCATGATCGCCCCGCCCTTTACGGCCCTGTACCTCGCGGGGAGGGAGCTCGCCGGCACCGGCATCCGCCTGGGGGCCCAGAACGCCCACTGGGCCGAACAGGGCGCCTTCACCGGGGAGATATCCCCAGTAATGCTTAAAGAGTGCGGGGTAACTTATGTAATTATCGGTCATTCCGAGAGAAGAAATGTCTTCGGTGAGAACGACGAGATGATAAGAAAACGGCTGGAAGGGGTTCTTAAGGCCGGGCTGCGTCCCATCCTTTGCGTCGGAGAGCGGCTCGAGGAAAGGGAAGCGGGGAGGACCTTCGAGGTCCTGGAGAGACAAATCCGGGAGGCCCTTTCCGGTTTTGCCCCGGGGGATCTCGGGGAACTGGTGATCGCCTACGAGCCGGTGTGGGCCATCGGCACCGGGAGGACGGCCACCCCGGAGCAGGCCGAGGAGGCCCACCGGTATGTCCGGGGTCTGCTGGGGGAACTTTTCGGGGATGATTTTGCCGAAAAGATACGCATCCTTTACGGAGGGAGCGTTAAGCCGGAAAACATCGCTCAATTAATGGCCCGGCCGGATGTGGACGGAGCCCTGGTGGGCGGGGCCTCCCTTGACCCCGAAACCTTCTCCAGGATCGTGAAATATGAGACTCTTTAG
- a CDS encoding CoA-binding protein — MKSSSSVESCRLPDYTRIEPEALEVVRKFRRVAVVGASPKPERPSHQVMKYLLERGFEVIPVNPGQREILGEPCYPALSAIPENRRPEVVIVFRRADQVPPVAEEAIKIGARVLWLQEGIVNEEAARKAGAAGLTVIMNRCFKKVHQIATREA; from the coding sequence ATGAAAAGTTCAAGTTCCGTGGAAAGTTGCCGCCTTCCGGATTACACCCGGATTGAGCCCGAGGCCCTGGAGGTGGTGAGAAAGTTCCGGCGGGTGGCCGTGGTGGGGGCCAGCCCCAAACCGGAGCGCCCCAGTCATCAGGTCATGAAGTACCTGCTGGAGAGGGGCTTTGAGGTGATCCCGGTGAACCCCGGTCAGAGGGAGATTCTCGGGGAGCCCTGTTATCCCGCCCTTTCGGCGATACCCGAAAACCGCCGTCCGGAGGTGGTCATCGTATTTCGCCGGGCGGATCAGGTTCCCCCCGTAGCCGAAGAGGCCATAAAGATCGGGGCCCGGGTGCTCTGGCTCCAGGAGGGAATAGTTAACGAGGAGGCCGCCAGAAAGGCCGGGGCCGCCGGGCTTACGGTAATCATGAATCGCTGCTTCAAGAAGGTGCATCAGATAGCCACGCGGGAGGCCTGA
- a CDS encoding biopolymer transporter ExbD, translating into MPASPGRKGLLAEINVTPLVDVMLVLLIIFMITAPLFTTGLRVDLPRTRAGKLKTPERPLVITITREGRILVGKEAVSLSRLSRWLAEARAAGLVREVQLRADRAVPYGIVARVLGELSGAGLTDIALVTQPLEHARP; encoded by the coding sequence ATGCCCGCCTCTCCGGGACGCAAGGGGTTGCTCGCCGAGATCAATGTTACCCCCCTGGTGGATGTGATGCTGGTGCTTCTCATAATCTTTATGATCACGGCCCCGCTTTTCACCACCGGCCTCCGGGTGGATCTGCCCAGAACCCGGGCGGGCAAACTCAAAACCCCGGAAAGGCCCCTGGTGATCACGATAACCCGGGAGGGCAGGATTCTGGTGGGAAAGGAGGCCGTCTCCCTTTCGCGGCTTTCCCGCTGGCTGGCCGAGGCCAGGGCCGCCGGACTGGTCAGGGAGGTGCAGCTCAGGGCCGACCGTGCGGTGCCCTATGGGATCGTGGCCCGGGTCTTGGGAGAGCTCTCCGGAGCTGGGCTCACCGACATCGCCCTGGTTACCCAGCCCCTGGAACATGCGCGGCCTTAA
- a CDS encoding TonB family protein, translating into MSLIFHLGLLGVFSREFPAQKAYPTVKVRLTSLAINPSSPGPLRKNRSSPVKKAVSSSPKRKPRKRNPKRPLRRKKVPSRKRFAGKRKPALERRKKTAPARENGDEILEERLAALKREEVLRKKLRELERKLKEERGSAGSGGTAGGNPSPGYTGIFKTHIESFWEVPLALEKKKNLSATVRLRISARGELLSYELLRSSGNELFDRAVLAAVKAAAPYPAPGTPVTIKAIFTPGGLRL; encoded by the coding sequence TTGAGCCTGATCTTTCACCTGGGGCTTCTCGGGGTCTTCTCCCGGGAGTTTCCGGCGCAAAAGGCCTACCCCACGGTGAAGGTCCGGCTCACCAGCCTCGCCATCAATCCCTCTTCCCCCGGCCCCCTGCGGAAGAATCGTTCCTCACCGGTCAAGAAGGCCGTTTCCTCTTCCCCGAAAAGGAAACCCCGCAAAAGAAACCCCAAGAGACCCCTTCGGAGGAAAAAAGTCCCTTCCCGCAAGCGATTCGCGGGAAAAAGGAAGCCCGCCCTCGAGCGGAGGAAAAAGACGGCCCCGGCCCGGGAAAACGGTGACGAAATCCTTGAGGAGCGACTGGCCGCCCTCAAAAGGGAGGAGGTTCTCCGTAAGAAACTCAGGGAGCTGGAAAGGAAGTTAAAGGAGGAACGCGGCTCCGCGGGCTCCGGGGGGACGGCCGGGGGCAACCCTTCCCCGGGATATACCGGAATCTTCAAGACCCACATCGAGAGCTTCTGGGAGGTGCCCCTGGCCCTGGAAAAGAAGAAAAATCTTTCGGCCACGGTTCGCCTCCGGATTTCGGCCCGGGGAGAACTTCTCTCCTATGAGTTGCTCAGGTCCTCCGGCAACGAGCTCTTTGACCGGGCGGTGCTTGCCGCGGTAAAGGCCGCGGCTCCCTATCCCGCCCCGGGGACCCCGGTTACCATTAAAGCCATTTTTACCCCCGGGGGACTCCGGCTCTAA
- a CDS encoding phenylacetate--CoA ligase family protein, with amino-acid sequence MYQPRLETMPREEIERLQLERLRNTLRRIRSRNPEYAARFGGLAPEDLTDLSDLRKLPFITKEELREAYPFGLACAPREAFVRFHMSSGTTGTPVINPYTRADVEQWAEIMARCLAAAGLTHADVLQITPGFGLFNGGFGFHYGAERIGCFVVPIGPGRTLMQLKFIRDFGTTALAAISSYPLRLIEVAREEGFDFRETRLRVGIFGAEVWSDETRRYIEEAMGIETFDIIGMTETGGVGLGIDCQAHEGIHVWEDHYLVEIVHPETGEVLPDGEEGELVVTTLTREGLPLIRYRTRDITRILSRERCACGRTMLRLARIKGRTDDMLKVKGVNFYPRQVEEILMRHPETTPEYLIRIGKKAGKDFIEILVECRRRDETLRERLEEEIYNFLGFHARVVLLAEGELPRREGKAKRVERVSD; translated from the coding sequence ATGTATCAACCTCGGCTTGAAACCATGCCCCGGGAAGAAATCGAGAGGTTACAGCTCGAGCGGCTCCGGAACACCCTGAGACGCATCCGGTCCCGCAATCCCGAATACGCGGCTCGATTCGGGGGCCTCGCTCCCGAGGACCTTACCGACCTCTCCGATCTCCGAAAACTTCCCTTTATAACCAAGGAGGAACTGCGCGAGGCCTATCCCTTCGGGCTGGCCTGCGCTCCCAGGGAGGCCTTCGTGCGGTTCCACATGTCCTCCGGCACCACCGGCACCCCGGTCATCAATCCCTATACCCGGGCGGATGTGGAACAGTGGGCCGAGATTATGGCCCGTTGTCTTGCCGCCGCCGGGCTCACCCACGCCGATGTGCTTCAGATCACCCCCGGTTTCGGGCTCTTCAACGGGGGCTTCGGCTTCCACTACGGAGCCGAAAGGATCGGCTGTTTCGTGGTGCCCATCGGTCCGGGACGCACCCTGATGCAGCTCAAGTTCATCCGCGATTTCGGAACCACGGCGCTTGCGGCCATATCCTCATACCCCCTGCGACTCATTGAGGTGGCCCGGGAGGAGGGGTTCGATTTCCGGGAGACCCGTCTGCGGGTGGGGATCTTCGGGGCCGAGGTCTGGAGCGACGAGACCCGCCGTTACATCGAGGAGGCCATGGGGATTGAGACCTTCGACATCATAGGCATGACCGAGACCGGAGGCGTGGGGCTGGGGATAGACTGTCAGGCCCACGAGGGCATCCATGTGTGGGAGGATCACTACCTGGTGGAGATCGTTCATCCCGAAACCGGGGAGGTGCTTCCGGACGGCGAGGAGGGAGAGCTCGTCGTAACCACCCTCACCCGGGAGGGGCTTCCCCTGATTCGCTACCGGACCCGGGACATTACCCGCATCCTTTCCCGGGAGCGCTGCGCCTGCGGGCGCACCATGCTGCGGCTGGCCCGGATCAAGGGACGCACCGACGACATGTTGAAGGTGAAGGGGGTGAACTTCTACCCCCGTCAGGTCGAGGAAATCCTCATGCGCCACCCGGAAACCACCCCGGAGTACCTCATCCGTATAGGGAAAAAGGCCGGAAAGGACTTCATCGAGATCCTGGTGGAATGCCGCCGGCGGGACGAAACCCTGCGGGAAAGACTGGAGGAAGAAATTTACAACTTCCTCGGCTTTCACGCCCGGGTGGTCCTTCTTGCCGAGGGGGAGCTACCCCGTCGGGAGGGCAAGGCCAAACGGGTGGAAAGGGTTTCCGATTAG
- a CDS encoding pyridoxal phosphate-dependent aminotransferase: protein MIAARIKEYLERASWIRKMFEEGARLKARYGADRVCDFSLGNPDVPPPPEVSEALREIVSEDRPELHAYMPNAGFPFAREAMARKVSREQGLEVSAEEVILTCGAAGGLNIIFKALLNPGEEVVFPSPFFVEYGFYVENHHGVPRPVPTREDFSLDLEALSAAIGPRTRAVLINSPHNPTGRLYPEEDIARLGELLREKSRTLGRPVYLISDEPYRNLVFDGRRTPSVFLHYEASFVVSSFSKELSLPGERIGFVAVHPEMPGKEEVLSALILANRILGFVNAPALAQRIAARCAESLVDVSVYERRRDLLCEILSEAGLEYVRPEGAFYVFPRTPVDDVEFCRLLQEELILAVPGRGFGAPGHIRLAFCVDEKIIERSREGFKRAVEKARKGGPSDVSTSA, encoded by the coding sequence ATGATCGCCGCGCGGATTAAGGAATACCTCGAAAGGGCCTCCTGGATCCGGAAAATGTTTGAGGAAGGAGCCCGGCTAAAGGCCCGGTACGGAGCGGATCGGGTCTGTGACTTCAGTCTGGGCAACCCGGATGTGCCTCCTCCACCGGAGGTGAGCGAGGCCCTGCGGGAGATCGTCTCCGAGGATCGGCCGGAACTTCACGCCTACATGCCCAACGCCGGCTTCCCCTTTGCCCGGGAGGCCATGGCCCGAAAGGTCAGCCGGGAGCAGGGTCTTGAGGTCTCCGCGGAGGAGGTGATCCTCACCTGCGGAGCGGCGGGGGGCCTCAACATCATCTTCAAGGCCCTGCTCAATCCCGGAGAGGAGGTGGTCTTCCCCTCCCCCTTCTTCGTGGAATACGGATTTTATGTGGAAAACCATCACGGAGTGCCCCGGCCGGTTCCCACGCGAGAGGATTTTTCCCTGGATCTGGAGGCCCTTTCCGCGGCCATAGGGCCCCGCACCAGGGCCGTACTCATAAACTCCCCGCACAATCCCACCGGACGTCTCTATCCGGAGGAGGATATCGCCCGCCTGGGGGAACTCCTTCGCGAGAAGAGCCGGACCCTGGGACGCCCGGTATATCTGATCTCCGACGAACCCTATCGCAATCTCGTCTTCGACGGGCGCAGAACCCCCTCGGTGTTCCTCCATTACGAGGCCAGTTTCGTGGTTTCCAGCTTTTCCAAGGAACTCAGCCTTCCCGGAGAGCGCATCGGATTCGTGGCGGTCCATCCGGAAATGCCGGGGAAGGAGGAGGTCCTTTCCGCCCTGATCCTGGCCAACCGGATCCTGGGTTTCGTGAACGCCCCGGCCCTGGCCCAGCGGATCGCGGCCCGGTGCGCCGAAAGCCTGGTGGATGTCTCGGTATACGAGAGGCGCCGGGATCTCCTCTGCGAGATCCTTTCCGAGGCCGGGCTGGAATATGTGCGTCCGGAAGGGGCCTTTTATGTGTTTCCGCGGACCCCGGTGGATGATGTGGAGTTTTGCCGGCTCCTCCAGGAGGAGCTTATTCTGGCGGTTCCGGGAAGGGGCTTCGGAGCCCCGGGACACATTCGACTGGCCTTCTGCGTTGACGAAAAGATCATCGAACGGTCCCGCGAGGGTTTCAAGCGGGCCGTGGAGAAAGCCCGTAAGGGAGGTCCGTCAGATGTATCAACCTCGGCTTGA
- a CDS encoding ABC transporter permease has translation MAPQAFPSGALLLFALPVGVIVLFRARWFSGGLKVLYGFTRMVLQLTLLGYVLVYLFSARHPYPVLAALGVMLSASAWIALHPLQKKGLHLFARALAAIFLGAGGTLALALFGVLSLSPWWNPRYLLPLAGMTFYGALNGLSLAAERFFSARSMGASPEEARNQAYRAALIPYLNSLFSAGLVSIPGMMTGQILAGVSPLVAVKYQILIMLMIFSSAGLSALFFLFFVVKGESRKEERDDRRAD, from the coding sequence ATGGCTCCTCAGGCCTTTCCCTCCGGGGCCCTGCTTCTTTTCGCCCTTCCCGTAGGGGTTATCGTACTTTTCCGGGCCAGGTGGTTTTCCGGAGGCCTGAAGGTCCTTTACGGATTCACCCGCATGGTCCTGCAGCTCACCCTGCTGGGTTATGTGCTCGTCTACCTCTTCTCGGCCCGCCATCCCTATCCGGTGCTTGCGGCGCTCGGGGTAATGCTTTCCGCCTCGGCCTGGATCGCCCTCCATCCCCTCCAAAAGAAAGGGCTTCATCTTTTCGCCCGGGCCCTGGCCGCCATCTTCCTGGGGGCCGGAGGGACCCTGGCCCTGGCCCTCTTCGGGGTGTTGTCCCTGTCTCCCTGGTGGAACCCCCGTTACCTCCTACCCCTTGCGGGGATGACCTTTTACGGGGCGCTCAACGGGCTGAGTCTTGCGGCGGAGAGGTTCTTTTCCGCCCGGAGTATGGGAGCTTCCCCGGAGGAGGCCCGCAATCAGGCCTACAGGGCCGCTCTGATTCCTTATCTCAACAGCCTGTTTTCCGCCGGGCTGGTCTCCATCCCCGGTATGATGACCGGACAGATCCTGGCGGGGGTCTCCCCTCTGGTGGCCGTAAAGTACCAGATTCTCATCATGCTCATGATCTTCTCCTCCGCCGGCCTCTCCGCTTTATTTTTTCTCTTTTTTGTAGTAAAAGGTGAGTCCCGAAAGGAGGAGAGAGATGATCGCCGCGCGGATTAA
- a CDS encoding histone deacetylase, with translation MKVGLVYSDLFLEHRPGDYHPERPERLAKILDRLRAEDIAPLVEYIQPRAAEKEEILWNHSEAHYERVAATAGKPYVQLDPDTATSERSFEAALAAVGAQFVALDQIFRENFRTIFCLVRPPGHHAEYDRAMGFCLFNNVALAAHYALRVLRFSRILIVDWDLHHGNGTQRSFYSSPEVLYFSTHQFPYYPGTGRLEEVGHGEGQGFTVNVPLPAGFGDAEYFLVFREILRPVALEYRPEIILVSAGFDPHRDDPLGGMRVSAEGFAALAGILREVAEEVCEGRMLLTLEGGYSLTGLAEGVARVIGVLAGGDYPAPAEEPDPRAVEIVREARSFLSRYWPL, from the coding sequence ATGAAGGTAGGATTGGTTTACAGCGACCTTTTTCTGGAGCACAGGCCCGGGGATTACCATCCGGAAAGGCCGGAGAGGCTCGCGAAAATCCTGGACCGTCTGCGGGCCGAAGACATAGCCCCGCTCGTGGAATACATCCAGCCCCGGGCTGCCGAGAAGGAAGAAATCCTGTGGAACCACAGTGAGGCCCATTACGAGCGGGTGGCCGCCACCGCGGGAAAGCCTTATGTACAGCTCGATCCCGACACGGCCACCTCCGAGCGTTCCTTCGAGGCCGCCCTTGCCGCGGTGGGGGCCCAGTTCGTGGCCCTTGACCAGATCTTCCGGGAAAACTTCCGCACGATCTTCTGCCTGGTGCGCCCCCCGGGCCATCACGCCGAATACGATCGGGCCATGGGGTTCTGTCTCTTTAACAATGTGGCCCTTGCCGCTCACTATGCCCTGAGGGTCCTGCGCTTTTCCCGGATCCTCATCGTGGACTGGGATCTCCATCACGGAAACGGAACCCAGCGTTCCTTTTATTCCAGCCCGGAGGTGCTCTACTTTTCCACCCACCAGTTTCCCTATTATCCGGGGACGGGTCGCCTCGAGGAGGTGGGGCACGGGGAGGGACAGGGTTTTACCGTAAATGTACCCCTTCCGGCCGGTTTCGGGGATGCGGAGTACTTCCTCGTCTTTCGGGAGATCCTGCGTCCGGTGGCCCTGGAATACCGGCCGGAGATAATCCTGGTCTCGGCCGGTTTCGATCCCCATCGGGACGATCCCCTGGGGGGGATGCGGGTTTCCGCCGAAGGATTTGCGGCTCTGGCCGGAATCCTCCGGGAGGTGGCCGAGGAGGTCTGCGAGGGGCGCATGCTTCTGACCCTTGAGGGGGGCTACAGCCTCACCGGGCTTGCGGAGGGCGTGGCCCGGGTGATCGGGGTGCTTGCTGGAGGCGACTATCCGGCTCCGGCGGAGGAACCGGACCCACGGGCCGTGGAGATCGTGCGGGAAGCCCGCAGCTTCTTATCCCGCTACTGGCCCCTCTGA
- a CDS encoding MarC family protein: MPEISFLLKTFVAIFVIVDPIGGLPLFLSLTADETEEERRRTALKGALAAFLVLAVFTLFGEKILAFFQISMGSFRVAGGALLFLIAMEMLQAKPRSTKSTPPEEAESREREDVALVPLGVPILAGPGAITTVIVLAGGEPWPTKLGVLASAAATFILTVLLFFQASRVSRLLGRTGANLMVRIMGLLLSVIAVEYMVEGLKEVFPALGGGA, from the coding sequence GTGCCGGAGATTAGTTTTCTCCTCAAGACCTTCGTAGCCATTTTCGTCATCGTGGACCCCATCGGAGGTCTTCCCCTGTTTCTGAGCCTCACCGCAGACGAAACCGAGGAGGAACGGCGCCGGACCGCGCTAAAGGGGGCCCTCGCCGCTTTTCTCGTGCTCGCGGTTTTTACCCTTTTCGGGGAGAAAATTCTGGCCTTTTTCCAGATTTCCATGGGTTCCTTCCGGGTGGCCGGAGGGGCACTCCTGTTTCTCATCGCCATGGAGATGCTTCAGGCCAAGCCCCGGAGCACCAAAAGTACCCCTCCGGAGGAGGCCGAGAGCCGGGAAAGAGAGGATGTCGCCCTGGTTCCCCTGGGGGTGCCCATCCTGGCCGGCCCCGGGGCCATCACCACCGTCATCGTGCTCGCCGGAGGAGAGCCCTGGCCGACAAAACTGGGGGTTCTGGCTTCCGCGGCGGCCACCTTTATCCTCACCGTGTTGCTGTTTTTTCAGGCCTCCAGGGTCTCCCGCTTACTGGGACGCACCGGGGCCAACCTGATGGTGCGTATCATGGGGTTACTTCTCTCTGTGATTGCGGTGGAATACATGGTAGAAGGATTAAAGGAGGTATTCCCTGCTCTGGGAGGTGGGGCATGA
- a CDS encoding lysylphosphatidylglycerol synthase transmembrane domain-containing protein, translated as MKKFLGLFFRIGVSAGLLVYLLREADPGALKEALFHYSPGWWVAGLLVYAAFQALSVQRWRYICKRYGFEKDYRYFGKLYLVNMYFNTLLPGIMGGDVVRGYYLVRDGFGLKESSLSVILDRASGLLGISFLLILALPLWGDFLPPRVRHVTLLCAGLVLGGGFVLSLRATVHRKGLFAPVAWPSFAGLFAYGLAVQILYVVQFWVLAGGLHLGLPFKDYLVIVPVTGFLASLPVSLGGLGVRETSLVYFLGLRGLPQEKGLLLGLLVYSTVLAGALPGAILYLRGVRGAGD; from the coding sequence GTGAAAAAATTTCTGGGACTGTTTTTCAGGATCGGGGTCAGCGCCGGGCTTCTCGTGTATCTGCTTCGCGAGGCCGACCCGGGAGCCCTCAAGGAGGCCCTTTTTCACTACTCGCCGGGCTGGTGGGTGGCCGGGCTTCTGGTCTACGCCGCATTTCAGGCCCTGAGCGTACAACGCTGGCGGTACATCTGCAAAAGATACGGCTTCGAAAAAGATTACCGGTACTTCGGTAAGCTTTATCTGGTAAACATGTACTTCAATACCCTTCTTCCGGGAATCATGGGGGGGGATGTGGTGCGGGGGTACTATCTGGTCCGGGACGGATTCGGACTTAAGGAAAGTTCCCTCAGCGTAATTCTGGATCGGGCCTCCGGGCTTCTGGGGATATCCTTTTTACTGATCCTGGCCCTTCCGCTATGGGGGGACTTTTTGCCTCCCAGGGTGCGTCATGTAACCCTCCTCTGTGCCGGACTGGTACTAGGGGGCGGGTTTGTGCTTTCCCTCCGGGCCACCGTGCATCGGAAGGGGCTTTTCGCTCCCGTGGCCTGGCCCTCCTTCGCGGGGCTGTTCGCCTACGGATTGGCCGTGCAGATCCTCTATGTGGTGCAATTCTGGGTGCTGGCCGGAGGATTGCACCTGGGTCTTCCCTTCAAGGACTATCTGGTGATCGTGCCGGTGACCGGTTTCCTGGCTTCTCTTCCCGTAAGTCTCGGAGGGCTCGGGGTAAGGGAAACCAGTCTGGTCTATTTTCTGGGGCTTCGCGGGCTCCCCCAGGAGAAGGGATTGCTACTGGGGTTGCTGGTCTATTCCACGGTGCTGGCGGGGGCGTTACCGGGGGCCATCCTTTATCTGAGAGGGGTTCGCGGTGCCGGAGATTAG
- a CDS encoding glycosyltransferase family 2 protein, with product MEPAVSIVIPAYNEEEALPLLLEKLDSVIRSLPHPSEVVVVDDGSRDRTPQILKEAVKRYPWLRVFILRRNFGQSAALTCGIENARGKVIVTLDADLQNDPEDIPRLLEKIEEGYDVVSGWRRERRDPFLSRRLPSRLANWLIGRITGVKIHDYGCTLKAYRREVIQGIPIYGELHRFIPVLTDLRGAMITEIPVRHHPRRFGKSKYGISRTYRVLLDLFLMFFFQRFATRPLHFFGLVGLVLSALGFSIELYLSFLKLVYHQSIGQRPLLLLGALLLITGVNLLGTGLLAELLVRTYYEGSGRKIYSVRERLP from the coding sequence ATGGAACCCGCGGTGTCCATAGTCATTCCGGCCTACAACGAGGAGGAGGCCCTGCCCCTTCTTCTCGAAAAGCTGGATTCGGTCATCCGCTCTCTTCCTCACCCCTCCGAGGTCGTCGTGGTGGACGACGGCTCGAGGGACCGCACGCCGCAGATCCTCAAGGAAGCGGTGAAACGCTATCCCTGGCTCCGGGTCTTTATCCTGCGGCGCAATTTCGGACAGAGTGCGGCCCTTACCTGCGGCATCGAAAACGCCCGGGGTAAGGTGATCGTGACCCTGGATGCCGATCTCCAGAACGATCCGGAGGACATCCCCCGTCTGCTGGAGAAGATAGAGGAGGGCTACGATGTGGTCTCGGGATGGCGCAGGGAGCGTCGGGACCCCTTTCTTTCCCGCAGACTCCCCTCCCGTCTGGCCAACTGGCTTATAGGAAGGATCACCGGGGTCAAAATCCACGATTACGGATGTACGCTTAAGGCCTACCGTCGGGAGGTCATCCAGGGGATCCCCATTTACGGGGAACTGCACCGTTTCATCCCCGTGCTCACCGACCTCCGCGGTGCCATGATCACCGAGATCCCCGTGCGCCATCATCCCCGACGGTTCGGAAAAAGTAAGTACGGAATATCGCGAACTTATCGGGTATTGCTGGATCTTTTCCTCATGTTCTTTTTTCAGCGTTTCGCCACCAGACCCCTTCACTTTTTCGGTCTGGTCGGTCTCGTCCTTTCGGCGCTGGGTTTTTCCATCGAACTCTATCTTTCCTTTCTCAAACTGGTCTATCATCAGTCCATCGGTCAGCGCCCCCTCCTCCTCCTGGGAGCCCTTCTGCTAATAACCGGAGTAAATCTCCTGGGAACGGGGCTTCTGGCCGAACTCCTGGTGCGCACCTACTACGAGGGGAGTGGCCGAAAGATCTACAGCGTTAGGGAGAGACTCCCGTGA